Proteins encoded by one window of Crassostrea angulata isolate pt1a10 chromosome 9, ASM2561291v2, whole genome shotgun sequence:
- the LOC128162805 gene encoding latrophilin-like protein LAT-2 translates to VVEHNFTKISEALHFSGIIFNHTTYEIKGIKLVTTKHAIERALNVNEKWFLDEYNRFLEHARINYESTIAAIDMIHVSSLLFCRHQILSDNFGEDFVFSTFQITHISSELSYGIGEFVLHFNGRVGVCEGKPFLNLLSQHLKLMTMVFNCCSMFFLFFLFLTYMVFRTLQTLPGLILMNVVISLFFTQLVFTISNLLEVRTSTCIIIGVLLHYFWLTLSCSQFTCCLHMCRVFGLFSTSQLRFSMKTFYNYVVFTHSVPMLLVGLSIVTNIYRNNHIGYGMTVCFVEDTYSNLLSFIIPVATSCLVNIVLYVSTVCTIICRKHIQKSKEDTSYIIISLKLFSVTGGIFVFTIIDAFLHLSVFSFITSIMTSLQGVFIFISFFTSHHVLSLFQKQWKRNNTNSSLKPNSSTAN, encoded by the coding sequence GTAGTTGAGCACAATTTTACGAAAATTTCTGAGGCTCTACACTTTTCTGGCATTATCTTTAATCACACTACTTATGAGATAAAAGGGATCAAATTGGTAACAACTAAACATGCTATAGAAAGAGCCTTAAATGTAAACGAAAAATGGTTTTTGGATGAATACAATCGGTTTTTGGAACACGCACGAATAAATTATGAAAGTACAATCGCAGCAATAGATATGATTCACGTGTCCAGCCTTCTCTTTTGTCGCCACCAAATACTATCTGATAATTTTGGCGAAGATTTTGTTTTCAGCACATTTCAGATTACTCATATTTCATCAGAATTATCATATGGTATTGGCGAGTTCGTTTTGCATTTCAATGGTAGGGTAGGGGTTTGTGAAGGTAAACcttttttaaaccttttaaGTCAACACCTTAAACTGATGACTATGGTGTTTAATTGTTGTAGCATGTTTTTTCTATTCTTTCTTTTCTTGACCTACATGGTATTTCGAACATTGCAAACCTTACCTGGTCTTATTCTGATGAATGTCGTGATATCTTTGTTTTTTACACAACTTGTCTTTACCATTTCAAATCTTCTGGAAGTTCGTACATCAACTTGCATAATCATCGGAGTTCTTCTTCATTACTTTTGGCTAACCCTTTCTTGCAGTCAGTTCACCTGCTGTTTACATATGTGTCGAGTTTTTGGGTTGTTCAGTACATCCCAATTAAGATTTTCCATGAAAACATTCtataattatgttgtttttaCTCATTCAGTCCCAATGTTACTTGTAGGATTGTCGATTGTGACAAACATTTACAGAAACAACCATATTGGTTACGGAATGACCGTGTGTTTTGTAGAAGATACTTATTCAAATCTGCTATCATTTATAATACCTGTTGCGACTTCTTGCCTGGTAAACATCGTTCTATATGTTTCTACTGTTTGTACAATCATTTGTCGAAAACATATTCAAAAGTCTAAAGAGGACACATCCTATATCATAATTTCTCTTAAGCTGTTTTCAGTTACAGGAGgtatttttgttttcacaattATTGACGCCTTCCTACATCTATCGGTTTTTTCCTTCATTACATCCATAATGACGTCCTTGCAAGGAgtctttattttcattagttTCTTCACATCCCATCATGTTCtctctttatttcaaaaacaatggAAAAGAAATAATACGAATTCTTCTTTGAAACCAAATAGCTCTACTGCGAACTAA
- the LOC128163767 gene encoding P2X purinoceptor 7-like, translating to MSGHGGYHPPPGDAPSWCTCGNCRQMPSDIERVCCQQIPENCFSLLPDFSMLVLDEAVLSIAQRYREDVLAVPRDQDVNRGYRHTAYRQFILWHYGRLGAGNRRVVPSCCVWQIRDKFPDNFGQYTGFKDGRLA from the exons ATGTCAGGGCATGGAGGGTACCATCCTCCACCAGGTGATGCACCATCTTGGTGCACGTGTGGAAATTGTAGACAGATGCCTTCTGACATAGAGAGGGTATGCTGTCAACAAATCCCGGAGAACTGTTTTTCATTATTGCCA GACTTTAGCATGTTGGTCCTAGATGAGGCAGTTCTTTCAATTGCCCAGAGATACAGGGAAGATGTTCTGGCAGTACCAAGGGACCAGGATGTCAACAGGGGGTATCGCCACACAGCCTACCGCCAGTTTATCTTGTGGCACTATGGTAGGTTAGGTGCAGGTAATAGGCGTGTTGTGCCCAGCTGCTGTGTGTGGCAAATAAGAGACAAATTCCCGGACAACTTTGGACAATACACAGGCTTTAAAGATGGACGTTTGGcctaa